One Mya arenaria isolate MELC-2E11 chromosome 5, ASM2691426v1 genomic window carries:
- the LOC128233578 gene encoding arp2/3 complex-activating protein rickA-like isoform X2 yields MSTAQATPPPPPMSTAQATPPPPPPMSAAQATPPPPPMSAAQAETLATTEWTEVETLAATEFLMGEELYFAVPVNLPQ; encoded by the exons acaccaccaccgccaccgaTGAGCACAGCTCAAGCA acaccaccaccaccaccgccgaTGAGCGCAGCTCAAGCG ACACCACCACCGCCGCCGATGAGCGCAGCTCAAGCG GAAACCCTCGCAACCACAGAATGGACCGAAGTT GAAACCCTTGCAGCAACTGAATTCCTCATGGGGGAGGAGTTGTATTTTGCAGTTCCC GTGAATTTGCCGCAATAA